The following are encoded in a window of Flavobacteriales bacterium genomic DNA:
- the mutY gene encoding A/G-specific adenine glycosylase translates to MSRLSWLGQALLPWYDAQRRDLPWRDSADPYAIWLSEVILQQTRVDQGMAYWHRFLERFPDVATLAAATEDEVLKLWQGLGYYSRARNLLAAAREIAARHGGHLPGRYDELRKLPGIGPYTAAAISSIAFHEPQAAVDGNVYRVLARVFGIDAPIDQPAGQRRFAELAQQVLDPARPGDHNQAMMELGALVCLPKRPVCTECPLATRCVALADGCVDRLPVKAGRTQVRERHFNFLHIEDAGGIFMERRNGQDIWKGLYQLPLLETARAAGRAGLLSALRTNVPGPWTGASKRMEAVHLLTHQRIHLVFWHLQAPSGVEPPSNWFEVGLEKVGELAVPKPIERYLAEVVKPVRGRRR, encoded by the coding sequence ATGTCAAGGCTTTCTTGGCTTGGCCAGGCCCTGCTTCCGTGGTACGATGCCCAGCGGCGCGATCTGCCCTGGCGGGATTCCGCGGACCCCTACGCCATCTGGTTGAGTGAAGTGATCCTGCAACAGACCCGGGTGGACCAGGGCATGGCCTACTGGCACCGGTTCCTGGAGCGGTTCCCTGATGTGGCCACGCTTGCCGCAGCTACAGAGGATGAGGTGTTGAAGCTGTGGCAGGGCCTGGGGTATTACAGCCGGGCGCGAAACCTGCTGGCCGCAGCGCGCGAGATCGCGGCCAGGCATGGTGGCCACCTGCCCGGACGGTACGATGAGCTGCGAAAACTGCCTGGTATAGGTCCATATACGGCTGCGGCCATCTCGTCCATCGCCTTCCATGAACCCCAAGCGGCGGTGGATGGCAATGTGTATCGCGTGCTGGCGCGCGTCTTCGGCATCGACGCGCCCATCGACCAGCCTGCGGGCCAGCGCCGCTTCGCCGAACTGGCCCAGCAAGTGCTCGACCCGGCAAGGCCGGGCGACCACAACCAGGCCATGATGGAGTTGGGTGCATTGGTGTGCCTGCCGAAGCGGCCAGTTTGCACGGAATGTCCCTTGGCGACACGTTGCGTGGCGCTCGCCGATGGTTGCGTGGACCGCCTGCCGGTGAAGGCTGGCCGAACCCAGGTGCGGGAGCGCCACTTCAATTTCCTGCACATCGAAGACGCTGGCGGGATCTTCATGGAGCGACGGAATGGGCAGGACATCTGGAAAGGACTTTACCAGCTTCCACTGCTCGAGACCGCCCGTGCGGCAGGGAGGGCCGGTCTTTTGTCCGCGCTCCGCACCAACGTGCCGGGGCCTTGGACCGGAGCCTCGAAAAGGATGGAGGCGGTCCATTTGCTCACCCACCAGCGCATCCATTTGGTCTTCTGGCACTTGCAAGCCCCGTCCGGGGTCGAACCACCCAGTAACTGGTTCGAGGTGGGGCTCGAAAAGGTCGGCGAACTGGCGGTGCCCAAACCGATCGAACGCTATCTGGCGGAGGTGGTCAAGCCGGTTCGAGGGCGCCGGAGGTGA
- a CDS encoding integration host factor subunit beta yields the protein MTKAELVGIIAKRTGVERNVVLVVMEAFMEEVKSSLEKGEAVHLRGFGSFVVKHRAQKTGRILAKNTTIIIPAHDVPAFKPADVFVDKVKNRSGGDKS from the coding sequence ATGACGAAGGCGGAACTGGTCGGCATCATCGCGAAGCGCACCGGCGTGGAAAGGAACGTGGTGCTGGTCGTTATGGAGGCGTTCATGGAGGAGGTGAAGAGCAGTCTGGAGAAGGGCGAGGCCGTGCATCTGCGGGGCTTCGGCAGCTTCGTGGTGAAGCACAGGGCCCAGAAGACCGGGCGGATACTGGCGAAGAACACCACGATCATCATCCCGGCCCATGACGTGCCCGCGTTCAAGCCTGCCGATGTGTTCGTGGACAAGGTGAAGAACCGCTCCGGCGGTGACAAGTCGTGA
- the ssb gene encoding single-stranded DNA-binding protein — protein MAGVNKVILIGNLGADPEVRHLQNGATVANFRLATTEKLRVKVTGADGQEAWENREQTEWHNVVVWRGLATVVERYLRKGSKVFVEGKLRNRQYQDKDGRDRYVTEVVADELLMLDRATSSDPATMRQPATQMDTAPNAATAPSEDDLPF, from the coding sequence ATGGCAGGCGTGAACAAAGTGATCCTCATCGGCAATCTGGGCGCCGACCCCGAAGTGCGGCACCTGCAGAACGGCGCCACGGTGGCCAACTTCCGCCTGGCCACCACCGAGAAGTTGCGCGTGAAGGTGACCGGTGCCGATGGCCAGGAAGCTTGGGAGAACCGCGAACAGACCGAATGGCACAATGTGGTGGTTTGGCGTGGCCTGGCCACCGTGGTGGAACGCTACCTGCGCAAGGGCAGCAAGGTCTTCGTGGAAGGCAAGCTGCGCAACCGGCAATACCAGGACAAGGACGGCCGCGACCGGTACGTCACCGAAGTGGTGGCCGACGAGTTGCTCATGTTGGACCGTGCCACAAGCAGCGACCCGGCGACCATGCGCCAGCCCGCCACGCAAATGGATACCGCGCCCAACGCGGCCACCGCCCCCTCCGAGGATGATCTGCCCTTTTGA